From Puniceicoccaceae bacterium, the proteins below share one genomic window:
- the gltA gene encoding NADPH-dependent glutamate synthase, with the protein MHHTPEQLSEKARAKLEELKPLEGALKIKDRKGIERQEMPAQDPVARGQNMCEVALGLTPEQAKLEALRCIQCKNEPCVAGCPVAIDIPGFIKQIAEQDFQGAIDTIKKNSLLPAVCGRVCPQEEQCQKVCTVGKMAKDIDQSVSIGRLERFVADWEREHGSFEVPEVKPATGKKVAVIGSGPASITVAADVRREGHQVTMFEAFHRPGGVLLYGIPEFRLPKDIVNLEIATLEKMGVEIKTDFVVGRTRKLKDLMEKDGYDAVFIGTGAGLPKFMNIDGENLVGVFSANEYLTRSNLMKAYERELADTPIYRSRKVAVLGGGNVAMDAARTALRIGAEEVHVVYRRTEEEMPARVEEVEHAKEEGIVFDFLRSPTRILGDESGRVRAMQVLKFELGEPDESGRRRPVAIDGSEYEMEVDTVIVAIGNGSNPLIRQTTEGLEVNRWGNIVVDEHNRTSLEGVYAGGDIVLGAATVILAMGEGRKAAAAMNEWLAQS; encoded by the coding sequence ATGCACCATACACCCGAACAACTTTCTGAAAAAGCCCGTGCAAAGCTTGAGGAACTCAAGCCACTGGAGGGAGCACTCAAGATCAAGGATCGCAAGGGCATCGAACGTCAGGAGATGCCAGCTCAGGATCCCGTTGCCCGGGGCCAGAACATGTGCGAGGTCGCACTGGGGCTGACTCCCGAACAGGCAAAACTCGAGGCATTGCGCTGCATCCAGTGCAAGAATGAACCCTGTGTGGCCGGCTGTCCGGTCGCCATTGATATTCCCGGATTCATCAAGCAGATTGCCGAACAGGATTTCCAGGGAGCCATCGACACGATCAAAAAAAACAGTCTGCTTCCCGCAGTTTGTGGACGCGTTTGCCCACAGGAGGAACAGTGTCAGAAGGTCTGTACGGTCGGAAAGATGGCGAAGGATATCGATCAATCCGTGTCCATCGGAAGACTGGAACGTTTTGTCGCCGACTGGGAGCGCGAACACGGAAGCTTTGAAGTGCCTGAGGTGAAACCCGCAACCGGAAAAAAGGTCGCGGTCATCGGCAGTGGTCCCGCCAGCATCACGGTTGCGGCGGATGTGCGGCGCGAGGGACACCAGGTCACCATGTTTGAGGCCTTCCACCGCCCCGGTGGTGTGCTGCTCTACGGCATTCCCGAATTCCGCCTGCCCAAGGACATCGTCAATCTTGAAATTGCCACACTCGAAAAGATGGGAGTTGAGATCAAGACCGACTTTGTGGTTGGGCGCACACGCAAGCTCAAGGATCTCATGGAAAAGGATGGCTACGACGCCGTCTTCATCGGTACGGGTGCCGGACTGCCCAAGTTCATGAATATCGATGGCGAAAACCTCGTGGGCGTCTTCTCCGCCAACGAATACCTCACGCGCTCCAATCTCATGAAGGCCTATGAGCGTGAACTCGCCGACACCCCCATCTACCGCTCCCGCAAGGTTGCTGTGCTGGGCGGTGGCAACGTAGCGATGGACGCCGCACGCACCGCGCTGCGCATTGGTGCCGAAGAGGTCCATGTCGTCTACCGGCGCACCGAAGAAGAAATGCCCGCACGTGTGGAAGAGGTGGAGCACGCAAAGGAAGAGGGCATTGTTTTTGATTTTCTGCGCAGCCCCACGCGCATCCTCGGTGACGAATCCGGGCGAGTACGTGCCATGCAGGTCCTGAAGTTTGAATTGGGCGAACCTGATGAGTCCGGACGCCGACGCCCTGTCGCAATCGATGGCAGCGAGTATGAAATGGAAGTGGATACTGTGATCGTTGCCATCGGCAATGGCTCCAATCCACTGATCCGTCAGACCACCGAAGGACTCGAAGTGAACCGCTGGGGCAATATTGTCGTAGACGAGCACAACCGAACCTCTCTCGAAGGCGTGTATGCCGGTGGTGATATCGTGCTGGGCGCAGCAACGGTGATCCTCGCCATGGGTGAAGGACGCAAGGCAGCTGCTGCCATGAATGAATGGCTGGCACAATCCTAG